A single region of the Populus nigra chromosome 2, ddPopNigr1.1, whole genome shotgun sequence genome encodes:
- the LOC133681365 gene encoding putative recombination initiation defects 3, with protein sequence MKLKINKACDLSSISVLPPQSRRSSSIPVGPQQASQLRSQQSQQSFSQGFSSQHGIFSQISQTSLDEALTIDQRFSSQEQENSVKKPSCLPVISYKREENQLPVSRSSSNLVRKWSAARVPDHKCRINEELQHRIGMMETSLTKFGMILDSVQSDVMQVKKGIKEASLETEGMRQKLIVLDTSLQLMNKGQEDVKFSLEGSLKSVSEQLSKDRYQDKLQQIFSALSTLPKQTETFLYKLQNELCTTFKKEIQEMACSLKTPLNQKCPSITVLSPKVTSHHVTPQRKPEPVKNPTLLPKVAGQAETVPMVEMGGWKSVKVKQHTFTQAASLREQKRTRVSSDQQEEQSRVIIDSDEEIDGGFSCLLDVKETGIRNPIIGESKEDTARILRKARRQKRKYCNPIIIN encoded by the exons ATGAAGTTGAAGATCAACAAAGCTTGCGATCTCAGCTCCATTTCGGTGCTTCCTCCGCAATCAAG GAGATCGAGCTCTATACCAGTTGGACCACAACAAGCATCACAGCTTCGATCACAACAATCACAACAGTCATTTTCACAGGGATTTTCATCTCAGCATGGCATATTTTCTCAGATCTCTCAGACTTCTCTTGATGAAGCTCTGACAATTGATCAG AGATTCAGTTCTCAGGAGCAAGAGAACTCCGTGAAGAAACCGTCTTGCTTACCAGTAATTAGCTATAAACGTGAAGAGAATCAATTGCCAGTCTCTAGATCTTCTTCCAATCTAGTGCGCAAATGGAGTGCTGCTCGTGTTCCAGATCATAAAT GTCGGATAAATGAAGAACTTCAGCACCGGATCGGAATGATGGAAACTTCTTTAACCAAGTTTGGAATGATCTTGGATTCTGTTCAGAGTGATGTCATGCAAGTAAAGAAAGGAATAAAAGAAGCATCACTGGAGA CGGAAGGCATGCGTCAGAAGTTGATTGTCCTCGACACTTCGCTGCAGCTAATG AATAAGGGACAAGAAGATGTCAAATTCAGCCTTGAGGGGAGCCTGAAATCTGTATCAGAACAACTAAGCAAGGATAGATATCAAGATAAGCTGCAGCAGATTTTCTCGGCACTTTCTACCTTACCAAAGCAGACGGAAACATTTCTGTACAAACTACAGAATGAGCTGTGCACAAccttcaaaaaagaaatccag GAGATGGCTTGCAGCCTGAAGACCCCCCTCAACCAAAAATGTCCATCAATCACTGTACTTTCTCCAAAG GTTACTAGCCATCATGTTACTCCACAGAGAAAGCCAGAGCCAGTGAAGAA TCCGACTTTGCTTCCAAAGGTTGCTGGGCAAGCAGAAACAGTTCCGATGGTGGAAATGGGAGGTTGGAAGTCTGTAAAGGTGAAACAACACACATTTACACAAGCGGCATCCCTCAGGGAGCAGAAACGCACCAGAGTTTCTTCAGATCAACAG GAAGAACAAAGTAGAGTTATTATCGATTCAGATGAGGAGATTGATGGAGGTTTTTCTTGCTTGCTCGATGTTAAAGAAACAG GCATCAGAAACCCCATAATCGGTGAATCAAAGGAAGACACTGCAAGGATTTTGCGGAAAGCTAGGAGGCAAAAGAGAAAATACTGTAATCCTATCATTATTAATTGA